One window of the Staphylococcus equorum genome contains the following:
- a CDS encoding cell division protein FtsQ/DivIB: protein MTNKVSEFDSEYLKEKRAKRRKRQKQIQYSVFGVLLFIIILILIYMFTPLSKISSVEIKGNDNVSKSAINKAIDVKDNSRMYTYSTSKATDKLKENKLIKSAKITKQMPNKLTVEISENQIVGMTKKKDNYVPILENGTELKNYDGNATDDGPILEGFEKEEKEKIINELAKMPANVRGMIAEIKYDPQENLQNQIKLFTSDDIQILGNLNTIANKMKYYPQMSQSLERDESGELKKSGYIDLSVGASFIPYSGGNETKSASDKNVDEQTTETDAAKDELQSALNKINKESDKNN, encoded by the coding sequence ATGACTAATAAAGTAAGTGAATTTGACTCTGAATACTTAAAAGAAAAACGAGCAAAACGTCGAAAACGACAAAAGCAAATTCAATATTCAGTATTTGGTGTATTGTTATTTATTATCATTTTGATTCTTATATATATGTTCACGCCTTTAAGTAAGATAAGTAGTGTGGAAATAAAAGGCAATGATAATGTTTCCAAAAGTGCAATCAATAAAGCAATTGATGTTAAAGACAACTCTAGAATGTACACATATAGCACTTCAAAAGCGACGGATAAATTAAAAGAAAACAAATTGATAAAAAGCGCGAAAATCACGAAACAAATGCCTAATAAATTAACGGTTGAGATCTCTGAAAATCAAATTGTTGGAATGACGAAAAAGAAAGATAATTACGTGCCTATTCTAGAAAATGGTACAGAATTGAAAAACTATGATGGTAATGCAACGGATGATGGACCCATTTTAGAAGGATTTGAAAAAGAGGAGAAAGAAAAAATTATTAATGAACTTGCAAAAATGCCAGCAAATGTAAGAGGTATGATTGCAGAAATTAAATATGATCCTCAAGAAAATTTACAAAATCAAATCAAATTATTCACATCTGATGATATTCAAATTCTTGGTAATCTCAATACGATTGCTAATAAAATGAAATATTATCCGCAAATGTCTCAATCGCTAGAACGTGATGAATCAGGCGAATTGAAAAAGTCAGGATATATTGATTTATCAGTAGGTGCATCATTTATTCCTTATAGTGGTGGTAATGAAACAAAATCAGCAAGTGACAAAAATGTAGACGAACAAACAACAGAAACAGATGCAGCAAAAGATGAGTTACAAAGTGCATTAAACAAAATAAATAAAGAATCAGATAAAAATAATTAA
- a CDS encoding DivIVA domain-containing protein: MPFTPNEIKNKDFTRVKTGFEPTEVESYLEQLSNEIERLKEDKKQLEKVIEDKDTNIQSYKDVHQSVSDALIHAKQAGEETKLAATKDAEATVSKAQSEANKIVNDAVEKARRLSFQTEDMKRQSKIFRSRFRMLVEAQLDLLKSEDWDYLLNYDLDSEQVTQENINHLHENDLTEEEKAMKAKAEADSTAEADAQATNTETDKK, encoded by the coding sequence ATGCCTTTTACACCAAATGAAATAAAAAACAAAGACTTTACACGCGTAAAAACTGGTTTTGAACCAACTGAGGTTGAAAGCTATTTAGAACAACTAAGTAACGAAATTGAACGTTTAAAAGAAGATAAAAAGCAATTAGAGAAAGTCATTGAAGATAAAGATACAAATATACAGTCATATAAAGATGTTCATCAATCTGTAAGTGATGCTTTAATTCATGCGAAACAAGCTGGGGAAGAAACGAAATTAGCTGCAACTAAAGATGCTGAAGCAACAGTTTCTAAAGCACAAAGTGAGGCTAATAAAATTGTTAATGATGCGGTTGAAAAAGCACGTCGTCTCTCATTCCAAACTGAAGACATGAAACGACAATCAAAAATATTTAGATCACGTTTTCGCATGTTAGTTGAGGCTCAACTTGATTTACTAAAAAGTGAAGATTGGGATTATTTATTAAATTATGATCTTGATTCTGAACAAGTAACTCAAGAAAATATTAATCATTTACATGAAAATGATTTGACTGAAGAAGAAAAAGCGATGAAAGCGAAAGCAGAGGCAGATAGTACTGCAGAAGCAGATGCTCAGGCTACAAATACTGAAACAGATAAAAAATAG
- the murD gene encoding UDP-N-acetylmuramoyl-L-alanine--D-glutamate ligase → MLKYTGLENKNVLVIGLAKSGYEAAKLLSKLGANVIVNDGKDLSQDSHAKDLENRGVKVIGGEHPLSLLDSNPIIVKNPGIPYTVPLLEAAVEKGLKILTEVELSYLISEAPIIGVTGTNGKTTVTSLIGDMFQKSRVTGKVSGNIGYVASKVAQEVTANDYLVTELSSFQLLGIDRYKPHIAIITNIYSAHLDYHESLENYQNAKKEIYKNQTEDDYLICNYHQRHLIESESLSAKTYYFSTQQEVDGIYVKDGFIVFQGFRIIHKDDLVLPGEHNLENILAATLAALLAGISVRAIIDSLTTFSGIEHRLQYVGSNKTNKYYNDSKATNTLATQFALNSFDQSIIWLCGGLDRGNDFDELIPYMKNVKVMVAFGETQSKFVKLGESQGKYVITATDVQDAVDKIQDAIEPNDVVLLSPACASWDQYNTFEERGNKFIKSFQAHLPSF, encoded by the coding sequence TTGCTGAAATATACAGGATTAGAAAATAAAAATGTATTAGTAATTGGATTAGCGAAAAGTGGTTATGAAGCAGCGAAGTTGTTAAGTAAGTTGGGCGCGAATGTCATAGTTAATGATGGCAAAGATTTAAGCCAAGATTCACATGCCAAAGATTTAGAAAATAGAGGGGTTAAAGTCATTGGTGGAGAACATCCATTGTCTTTACTTGATAGTAATCCTATTATAGTTAAAAATCCTGGAATACCCTACACTGTACCTTTACTTGAAGCAGCAGTAGAAAAAGGCTTGAAAATCTTAACAGAAGTTGAATTGAGTTATTTGATATCAGAAGCACCTATTATTGGTGTCACAGGTACCAATGGTAAAACTACAGTAACGTCATTAATTGGAGATATGTTTCAAAAAAGCAGAGTAACAGGTAAAGTATCAGGGAATATTGGATATGTTGCATCTAAAGTAGCTCAAGAGGTTACAGCAAATGATTATTTAGTTACGGAACTATCTTCATTCCAACTACTTGGTATAGATCGATACAAGCCGCATATTGCTATTATTACAAATATATATTCGGCACATCTTGATTACCATGAATCGTTAGAGAACTATCAAAATGCTAAAAAAGAAATTTATAAAAATCAAACAGAGGACGATTATTTAATTTGTAATTATCACCAACGTCATTTAATTGAATCGGAATCATTAAGTGCCAAAACCTATTATTTTTCTACACAACAAGAAGTTGATGGTATTTATGTAAAAGATGGTTTTATTGTGTTTCAAGGATTTAGAATTATTCATAAAGACGATTTAGTATTACCAGGTGAACATAATTTAGAAAATATACTTGCAGCGACGTTAGCTGCACTTTTAGCTGGTATATCAGTAAGAGCAATCATCGATAGTCTTACTACATTTTCTGGTATTGAACATAGATTACAATATGTGGGTTCAAATAAAACGAATAAATATTACAATGATTCAAAAGCAACCAATACACTTGCAACACAATTTGCACTAAATTCATTTGATCAATCAATTATTTGGTTGTGTGGTGGTTTAGATCGTGGTAACGATTTTGATGAACTTATTCCTTATATGAAAAACGTCAAGGTGATGGTCGCATTTGGAGAAACACAAAGTAAATTTGTGAAACTAGGTGAAAGTCAGGGCAAATACGTAATAACAGCGACTGATGTACAAGACGCAGTCGATAAAATACAAGACGCTATAGAGCCAAATGACGTTGTACTTTTATCTCCAGCCTGTGCAAGTTGGGATCAATACAATACTTTTGAAGAGCGTGGAAATAAATTTATAAAAAGTTTCCAAGCGCACTTACCTTCTTTTTAA
- a CDS encoding cell division protein SepF translates to MALKDLFSGFFVVEEEDDELEAPEEEQGRQQNKQQAQSQTNFNEYKNNENTERQRSIQSVPKKQSSRLQQSSGERKYQMNNTSSKNNARNVVNMNNQEQDQFGFTEESSKMCLFEPRVFSDTQDIADELKNRRATLVNLQRIDKVSAKRIIDFLSGTVYAIGGDIQRVGSDIFLCTPDNIEVAGSITDHIENMEYQGE, encoded by the coding sequence GTGGCTTTAAAAGATTTATTTAGTGGATTTTTCGTGGTTGAAGAAGAAGATGACGAATTAGAAGCACCAGAAGAAGAACAAGGTAGACAACAAAACAAGCAACAAGCGCAGTCTCAAACGAATTTCAATGAATATAAAAATAATGAAAATACAGAGCGACAAAGATCCATACAATCCGTTCCCAAAAAGCAGTCATCAAGATTACAGCAATCCTCAGGTGAAAGGAAGTATCAAATGAATAACACTTCATCAAAAAATAATGCAAGGAACGTTGTGAATATGAATAATCAAGAACAAGATCAATTCGGTTTTACAGAAGAAAGTTCTAAAATGTGTTTATTTGAACCACGTGTTTTTTCAGATACTCAAGATATCGCAGACGAACTCAAAAATCGTCGTGCAACTTTAGTTAATTTACAGCGTATTGATAAAGTTTCTGCTAAACGTATTATCGACTTTTTAAGCGGTACAGTTTATGCAATCGGTGGAGACATTCAACGCGTAGGGTCAGATATATTCTTATGTACTCCAGATAATATTGAAGTCGCTGGTAGTATTACAGATCACATAGAAAATATGGAATACCAAGGTGAATAG
- a CDS encoding RNA-binding protein, whose protein sequence is MINIDIYQHFRKEEHELIDQLMDKCNRANEQYAPILTPFLDPRGQYIISVIVGSYDDLEVTFFGGPYAERKRAIVAPDYLVPEEELFEIVLVEIDYPKKFVTLQHQHILGTIMSLGIEREQLGDIIVDDSIQFTLTKQLESYIMLELNRIKGATVKLNSIPIKDMIQSKEHWQTYETTVSGLRLDVILKEMIRKSRTIAKQLIDKKRVKVNHTMIDATDFQLDSGDLLSIQGYGRAMITDIGGKTKKDKVRISYKTLFK, encoded by the coding sequence GTGATTAACATCGATATTTACCAGCATTTTAGAAAAGAAGAACATGAATTAATAGATCAACTTATGGATAAGTGTAACCGTGCGAATGAGCAGTATGCGCCTATATTAACACCTTTTCTAGACCCACGTGGACAATATATTATAAGTGTTATAGTGGGTAGTTACGATGATTTAGAAGTCACATTCTTTGGTGGGCCATATGCAGAACGCAAAAGGGCTATTGTTGCACCTGATTATCTTGTGCCAGAAGAAGAACTGTTTGAAATTGTATTGGTTGAAATAGACTATCCTAAAAAGTTTGTAACGCTACAACATCAACATATATTAGGAACAATTATGTCTTTAGGGATAGAAAGAGAGCAATTAGGAGATATTATTGTGGATGATTCAATTCAATTTACTTTGACAAAACAATTGGAATCTTATATTATGTTAGAACTAAATAGGATTAAGGGTGCTACAGTTAAACTTAATTCTATTCCTATAAAAGATATGATACAATCAAAAGAGCATTGGCAAACATATGAAACTACTGTGAGTGGTTTGCGTTTAGATGTCATCTTAAAAGAAATGATTCGCAAATCCCGTACAATTGCTAAACAATTAATTGATAAAAAGCGTGTCAAGGTCAATCATACAATGATCGACGCTACAGATTTTCAACTTGATAGTGGTGACTTATTGTCAATCCAAGGTTATGGTAGAGCAATGATTACTGATATTGGTGGTAAAACAAAAAAAGATAAAGTAAGAATTTCGTACAAAACTTTATTCAAATAA
- the ftsZ gene encoding cell division protein FtsZ — protein MLEFEQGFNHLATLKVIGVGGGGNNAVNRMIDHGMNNVEFISINTDGQALNLSKAEAKIQIGEKLTRGLGAGANPDIGKKAAEESREQIEDAIQGADMVFVTAGMGGGTGTGAAPVVAKIAKEMGALTVGVVTRPFGFEGRKRQTQAAAGVESMKAAVDTLIVIPNDRLLDIVDKSTPMMEAFKEADNVLRQGVQGISDLIAVSGEVNLDFADVKTIMSNQGSALMGIGVSSGENRAVEAAKKAISSPLLETSIVGAQGVLMNITGGESLSLFEAQESADIVQDAADEDVNMIFGTVINPELQDEIVVTVIATGFEDKPSSQARKASNTGFGTSATSSNSSKEDSFASNTANTSQPSESASEGRSHTTNEDDIPSFIRNREERRSRRTRR, from the coding sequence ATGTTAGAATTTGAACAAGGATTTAATCATTTAGCGACGTTGAAAGTCATCGGTGTAGGGGGCGGCGGTAACAACGCTGTAAACCGTATGATTGACCATGGTATGAATAATGTTGAATTTATTTCAATCAATACGGATGGACAAGCTTTAAACCTGTCTAAAGCTGAAGCTAAAATCCAAATTGGTGAAAAATTAACACGTGGTTTAGGCGCTGGAGCTAACCCGGACATTGGTAAAAAAGCTGCAGAAGAGTCTCGTGAACAGATTGAAGATGCTATCCAAGGCGCAGATATGGTATTCGTAACTGCTGGTATGGGTGGCGGTACTGGTACTGGTGCTGCTCCAGTCGTAGCAAAAATTGCTAAAGAAATGGGAGCATTAACAGTAGGTGTCGTTACACGTCCATTTGGTTTTGAAGGTCGTAAGCGTCAAACACAAGCAGCAGCTGGTGTAGAATCAATGAAAGCAGCTGTAGATACATTAATCGTTATTCCTAATGACAGATTATTAGATATCGTTGATAAATCAACACCTATGATGGAAGCATTTAAAGAAGCCGACAACGTATTACGTCAAGGTGTTCAAGGTATTTCTGATTTAATCGCAGTATCAGGTGAAGTAAACCTTGACTTTGCAGATGTGAAAACAATCATGTCTAACCAAGGTTCAGCATTAATGGGAATTGGTGTTTCTTCTGGCGAAAACCGCGCAGTAGAAGCAGCTAAAAAGGCGATTTCGTCACCATTATTAGAAACTTCAATCGTTGGTGCACAGGGTGTACTTATGAATATCACTGGTGGAGAGTCACTATCACTTTTCGAAGCACAAGAATCAGCTGACATCGTACAAGATGCAGCAGATGAAGATGTAAATATGATCTTCGGTACTGTAATTAATCCAGAATTACAAGACGAAATTGTAGTTACAGTTATCGCTACTGGATTTGAAGATAAACCTTCATCACAAGCACGTAAAGCTTCAAATACTGGTTTCGGTACAAGCGCAACAAGTAGTAACAGTTCAAAAGAAGATTCATTTGCATCAAATACAGCAAATACTTCTCAACCATCAGAAAGTGCTAGTGAAGGCAGAAGTCATACTACAAATGAAGATGACATTCCAAGCTTTATCAGAAATAGAGAAGAAAGACGTTCAAGAAGAACTAGACGTTAA
- a CDS encoding YggT family protein produces the protein MDIGLLGSIFSFILFLVQIYYYGMIVYFFMSWIPNARENKFGQFLAKIYEPFLEQFRKIIPPIGMIDISSIVAIIVLVLFRQGLASIFNLILSNLA, from the coding sequence ATGGATATAGGTTTATTAGGAAGTATATTTAGTTTTATTTTATTCTTGGTTCAAATTTATTATTACGGAATGATTGTTTATTTCTTTATGTCATGGATACCTAATGCACGAGAAAATAAATTCGGTCAATTTTTAGCTAAAATTTATGAACCATTTTTAGAACAATTCCGTAAAATTATTCCTCCAATTGGTATGATCGATATATCATCAATTGTAGCAATAATTGTACTTGTCTTATTCCGACAAGGTTTAGCAAGTATTTTTAATTTAATTTTGAGTAATTTAGCTTAA
- a CDS encoding YggS family pyridoxal phosphate-dependent enzyme, which yields MNVQYNLEQIEKQLKTHCEKGNISTLPNVIAVTKYVTIDRANDAYNAGIRHFGENRLEGFQLKKEALPDDIVMHFIGSLQTRKVKEVINEIDYFHALDRLKLAKEINKRAEHKIKCFVQVNVSGEESKQGVALKDVNTFIETLEQYENLEVVGLMTMAPLTDDESYIKSLFQSLKNKRDEIKALNLNYAPCTELSMGMSNDFHLAAEEGASFVRIGTKLVGKEE from the coding sequence TTGAACGTACAATATAATTTAGAACAAATTGAAAAACAATTAAAAACACACTGCGAAAAAGGTAATATTTCAACGTTGCCAAACGTGATTGCAGTGACAAAGTATGTTACAATAGACCGAGCTAATGATGCTTATAATGCGGGGATTAGACATTTTGGTGAGAATCGTTTAGAAGGGTTTCAACTAAAAAAAGAAGCTTTACCTGACGATATAGTAATGCACTTTATTGGTTCATTGCAGACTAGAAAGGTAAAAGAAGTGATTAATGAAATTGATTACTTTCATGCATTAGATCGTCTTAAATTAGCAAAAGAAATTAACAAAAGGGCAGAACACAAAATAAAGTGTTTTGTTCAAGTAAATGTTTCAGGTGAAGAATCTAAACAAGGTGTTGCGTTGAAAGATGTGAATACTTTTATTGAAACATTGGAACAATATGAAAATTTAGAAGTAGTTGGTCTTATGACTATGGCTCCATTAACTGATGACGAGTCATATATAAAAAGCTTATTTCAATCATTAAAGAATAAAAGAGATGAGATTAAAGCGCTCAATTTAAATTATGCACCATGCACTGAGTTATCGATGGGAATGAGTAATGATTTCCATTTAGCTGCTGAAGAAGGTGCGTCATTTGTGAGAATTGGGACTAAACTTGTAGGAAAAGAGGAGTGA
- the pgeF gene encoding peptidoglycan editing factor PgeF, which produces MHDKFIKDNHILKYEDSHLSNVKLGITTREEGLSPYPKSAFNMARYINDNPQHVTQHQEELAAVIQYPREQWVFPIQTHENKVVEVTAKDKGTNIDILTDALHGVDALYTYESDILLTMCYADCVPIYFYSEKHHYIGLAHAGWRGTVGQIVNEVIRHINFNLNDLNIVIGPATSTTYEINDDIKSKFESLPIDMNEYIETRDNDRHGIDLKRANALLIENAGVPKDNIYITNYATSDDLSLFFSYRVEKGNTGRMLAFIGQ; this is translated from the coding sequence ATGCATGATAAATTTATTAAAGATAATCATATATTGAAATATGAGGATAGCCATTTAAGCAATGTAAAATTGGGTATAACAACAAGAGAAGAAGGTTTGAGTCCCTATCCTAAATCAGCTTTTAACATGGCTAGATATATTAATGATAATCCACAACACGTTACACAACATCAAGAAGAGCTTGCAGCTGTAATTCAATACCCGAGAGAACAATGGGTATTCCCTATACAAACGCATGAAAATAAAGTTGTAGAGGTGACAGCTAAAGATAAAGGCACGAATATTGATATTTTAACGGATGCTCTACATGGTGTAGATGCATTATATACCTATGAATCTGATATTCTGCTTACAATGTGTTACGCGGACTGTGTACCTATATATTTTTATAGTGAAAAACATCATTACATCGGTTTGGCACATGCTGGTTGGAGAGGAACTGTCGGTCAAATTGTGAATGAAGTCATTCGCCATATCAATTTTAATTTAAATGATTTGAATATCGTAATTGGACCTGCAACATCTACAACTTATGAAATTAATGATGATATTAAATCAAAATTTGAATCATTACCGATAGACATGAATGAATATATTGAGACAAGAGACAATGACAGACATGGCATTGATTTAAAACGCGCAAATGCTTTATTAATTGAAAATGCAGGTGTTCCTAAAGACAATATTTATATTACTAACTATGCGACATCTGACGATTTATCCTTATTTTTCTCATATAGAGTAGAGAAAGGGAATACTGGCCGCATGTTAGCATTTATCGGTCAATAA
- the ftsA gene encoding cell division protein FtsA, with translation MEEHYYVSIDIGSSSVKTIVGEKFHNGINVIGTGQTYTSGIKNGLIDDFDIAKQAVKDTIKKASIASGVDIKEVFLKLPIVGTEVFDEVNEIEFYEDTELNGTHIESVLEGIREKNDVPETEIINAFPIKFIVDGENEVSDPKELIARHGLKVEAGVIAIQKSILINMIKCVESCGVDVLDVYSDAYNYGSVLSATEKELGTCIIDIGEDITQLAFYERGELVDAEAIEMAGRDITEDISQGLNTSYETAEKIKHQYGHAFFESASDHDVFSVDQVDSEEEAQFTQKDLADIIEARVEDIFFNVFDILQELGLTKVNGGFVVTGGSANLLGVKELLQDMVSEKVRIHTPSQMGIRKPEFSSAISTISSSITFDELLDYVTISNHDSEEFEEEVIESDEREHSTKSSGFDWFKKKSNKQEEPQTSASEMEEPEAPEEYDEKVDVNQDEERKPQDKEEGKFKKLMKSLFD, from the coding sequence ATGGAAGAGCATTATTATGTAAGTATAGATATTGGTTCATCAAGCGTTAAAACGATAGTGGGCGAAAAATTTCACAATGGTATAAATGTGATAGGTACAGGACAGACCTACACAAGTGGGATTAAAAATGGTCTTATTGATGATTTCGATATCGCTAAACAAGCGGTAAAAGATACAATCAAAAAAGCCTCTATTGCTTCAGGTGTAGATATTAAAGAAGTGTTTTTAAAACTTCCAATAGTCGGAACTGAAGTATTTGATGAAGTAAATGAAATAGAATTTTATGAAGATACAGAATTGAATGGTACACATATTGAAAGTGTGCTTGAAGGTATTCGTGAAAAAAATGATGTGCCAGAAACTGAAATTATAAATGCATTCCCGATTAAATTTATTGTTGATGGGGAAAATGAAGTTTCAGATCCAAAAGAATTAATTGCTAGACATGGTTTGAAAGTAGAAGCTGGTGTTATTGCAATTCAAAAATCAATTTTAATCAATATGATTAAATGTGTTGAATCTTGTGGCGTAGATGTATTAGATGTGTATTCAGATGCGTATAACTATGGTTCAGTGCTATCAGCTACTGAAAAAGAGCTAGGTACATGTATCATCGATATCGGTGAAGATATTACACAACTTGCATTTTATGAACGTGGCGAGCTTGTTGATGCTGAGGCAATTGAGATGGCTGGTCGAGATATCACAGAAGATATTTCGCAAGGCTTAAACACATCTTATGAAACAGCAGAAAAGATTAAACATCAATATGGTCACGCTTTCTTTGAATCTGCTTCTGATCATGACGTATTTAGTGTAGACCAAGTGGATAGTGAAGAAGAAGCTCAATTTACTCAAAAAGATTTAGCAGATATTATTGAAGCACGTGTTGAAGATATCTTCTTTAATGTTTTTGATATATTACAAGAGCTAGGACTTACTAAAGTTAACGGCGGTTTCGTTGTTACTGGTGGTTCGGCAAACCTATTAGGTGTTAAAGAATTACTACAAGATATGGTAAGTGAAAAAGTAAGAATTCATACACCGTCACAAATGGGCATTAGAAAACCTGAATTTTCTTCAGCAATTTCAACAATTTCTAGTAGCATTACTTTCGACGAATTGCTAGATTATGTTACAATTAGTAATCATGACAGTGAAGAATTCGAAGAAGAAGTCATCGAATCTGATGAAAGAGAACATAGCACAAAATCAAGCGGATTTGACTGGTTCAAGAAAAAATCAAACAAACAAGAAGAGCCACAAACGTCAGCTTCTGAAATGGAAGAACCAGAAGCACCTGAGGAATACGACGAAAAAGTAGACGTCAACCAAGATGAAGAACGTAAACCTCAGGACAAAGAAGAAGGTAAATTCAAAAAACTTATGAAATCTCTATTCGATTGA